A window of Solanum stenotomum isolate F172 chromosome 3, ASM1918654v1, whole genome shotgun sequence contains these coding sequences:
- the LOC125857474 gene encoding probable GTP diphosphokinase RSH2, chloroplastic encodes MAVPTIALYASPPSSVCSTPYQCHSHASYDFDLNGRSSSSSSSTSSSSQKSIVGGLSSLFSSPTVKASYSTGTEDLGSLWHDRGDELSSSFRCSSLSSSLKRDHQSPVSVFQGPVSCSTSSSGIGSYSRSPPKRIAGDVCSIRSGTGGLFNGFVRHALGSCVDHDPVAFQVLDVDSRSSGLLDELTFNMEEGFLESNSEPYAKTLLLGAQARHKIFYDDFVVKAFYEAEKAHRGQVRATGDPYLQHCVETAVLLATIGANSTVVAAGLLHDTLDDTFMTYDYIFRTLGAGVADLVEGVSKLSQLSKLARDFDTASKTVEADRLHTMFLAMTDARAVLIKLADRLHNMTTLDALPSTKQQRFAKETLEIFAPLANRLGISTWKEQLENQCFKHLNPDQHNELSSKLMDSFDEAMITSAVEKLEQALSDGSVSYHVLSGRHKSLYSIYCKMLKKKLNMDEVHDIHGLRLIVENEEDCYKALQVVHQLWREVPGRYKDYIEKPKCNGYQSLHTVVLGEGMAPLEVQIRTKEMHLQAEYGFAAHWRYKENDCKHSSFVLQMVEWARWVVTWQCETMSRDQSSVGHTESIQPPCKFPAHSEDCPFSCKPDCGTDGPVFIIMIENDKMSVQEFAANSTVKDLLERAGRGSSRWTPYGFPLKEELRPRLNHEPVSDPNCKLRMGDVIELTPAIPHKSLTEYREEIQRMYDRGVSPLPAAANTVVGLRS; translated from the exons CGTCTTCCTCATCGACATCCTCTTCGTCCCAGAAATCCATTGTCGGTGGCCTGTCGTCTCTGTTCTCTTCGCCAACGGTGAAGGCCAGCTATTCAACTGGAACCGAGGATTTGGGGTCTCTGTGGCATGATAGAGGCGACGAATTGAGCAGCTCTTTTCGTTGTTCATCCCTCAGCTCGTCATTGAAAAGGGATCATCAGAGTCCAGTTTCTGTGTTTCAAGGGCCTGTTTCATGTAGTACTAGTAGTAGTGGAATTGGATCATATTCCAGAAGTCCTCCTAAGAGAATTGCTGGGGATGTCTGTTCCATTCGTTCTGGGACTGGTGGATTGTTCAATGGTTTTGTTAGGCACGCCTTGGGATCCTGTGTTGATCACGATCCGGTGGCTTTTCAGGTCCTGGATGTTGATTCCCGTTCATCAGGGCTATTGGATGAACTCACCTTTAACATGGAAGAAGGTTTCTTAGAGTCCAATTCAGAACCTTATGCTAAAACTTTACTGTTGGGTGCACAGGCAAGGCATAAAATCTTTTATGATGATTTTGTGGTGAAGGCATTTTATGAAGCTGAGAAAGCCCATAGAGGACAG GTGCGAGCTACTGGTGATCCTTATCTACAGCATTGCGTTGAGACTGCAGTTTTACTCGCAACGATTGGGGCTAACTCGACTGTTGTTGCTGCTGGACTTTTGCACGACACACTTGATGACACATTCATGACTTATGACTATATATTCCGGACGCTAGGAGCTGGTGTTGCTGATCTGGTTGAAGGG GTGTCAAAGCTTAGTCAATTGAGCAAGCTTGCACGAGACTTCGATACAGCCAGTAAAACTGTTGAGGCAGATCGATTACACACCATGTTCCTTGCTATGACAGATGCAAGGGCTGTTCTCATAAAGCTAGCTGATCGTTTGCATAATATGACTACTTTGGATGCATTACCATCTACAAAGCAGCAAAGATTTGCAAAGGAAACTTTGGAAATTTTTGCTCCTCTTGCCAATCGCCTAGGCATCTCAACCTGGAAAGAGCAGCTGGAGAACCAATGCTTTAAACATCTTAACCCGGATCAGCACAATGAACTCTCATCaaaactcatggattctttTGACGAGGCTATGATTACCTCTGCCGTGGAGAAATTGGAGCAAGCGTTAAGTGATGGATCTGTTTCTTATCACGTACTTTCAGGGCGTCACAAAAGCTTGTACAGCATTTACTGCAAGATGCTAAA GAAGAAGCTtaatatggatgaagtccatgACATTCATGGGTTGAGGTTGATTGTTGAAAATGAGGAGGACTGCTATAAAGCACTTCAAGTTGTTCACCAGCTATGGCGCGAGGTACCTGGGAGATACAAGGACTACATAGAAAAACCCAAATGCAATGG GTACCAATCTCTTCACACAGTTGTTCTCGGGGAAGGCATGGCGCCTCTTGAAGTTCAGATCCGAACAAAAGAGATGCACTTGCAAGCTGAATATGGCTTTGCCGCTCATTGGAGATACAAAGAAAATGACTGCAAACACTCCTCTTTTGTTCTTCAGATGGTAGAGTGGGCTCGTTGGGTTGTAACCTGGCAGTGCGAGACAATGAGCAGAGACCAGTCATCTGTTGGCCACACTGAATCGATTCAGCCACCTTGCAAATTCCCAGCTCATTCTGAAGATTGTCCCTTTTCTTGCAAACCTGATTGTGGAACTGATGGGCCTGTCTTTATCATTATGATTGAGAACGATAAG ATGTCTGTGCAAGAATTCGCTGCAAACTCAACTGTGAAGGATCTGTTGGAGAGAGCTGGCCGTGGCAGCTCTAGATGGACACCCTATGGATTTCCTCTGAAGGAAGAGCTAAGGCCAAGGTTGAACCATGAACCAGTTAGTGATCCCAACTGCAAGCTAAGAATGGGAGATGTTATAGAATTAACTCCAGCCATACCACATAAATCGTTGACAGAGTACAGGGAGGAGATTCAGCGAATGTATGATCGAGGTGTAAGCCCTCTTCCTGCCGCTGCCAATACAGTAGTTGGTCTGAGGAGTTGA
- the LOC125857481 gene encoding uncharacterized protein LOC125857481 gives MESLRLCFHNFLSYHLSIIVKIFRWLFSPLPTIKRFPLFVPFIDAYISLLFRFSNLSPCTLDLDDQTTIHFWAPNHRRYDKPNLVLIHGYGGDAKWQFMYQVKSLAQSFNLYIPDLLFFGKSYTTRKERTEEFQAKCVVQGLKELGVRNCSMFAISYGGFVGYRMAEMNPEMVEKVVILSSGVGCSKDQKEEQLKIIGRDPVELLIPAKPEDLHVLVNLSIYKYNPFKWAPDYFLQEFIDMISRTYLKEKQELVHHLLSNHTDCRLPILNQETLLIWGDKDRVFPLMFGYQLQRHLGPRAKLEIIKNTGHAANIESPDSVNALIKAFILPQSKDLNG, from the exons ATGGAGAGTCTGCGCCTCTGCTTCCACAATTTCTTATCCTACCATCTCTCCATCATTGTTAAAATTTTCCGGTGGTTATTCTCCCCTTTACCTACCATCAAACGCTTCCCTCTCTTCGTCCCTTTCATCGACGCATATATATCCCTCTTATTCCGATTTTCCAACTTATCACCATGCACCCTCGATCTAGACGACCAAACCACCATCCATTTCTGGGCTCCCAATCACCGCCGTTACGACAAACCAAATCTCGTCCTCATCCACGGTTACGGTGGTGATGCCAAATGGCAATTTATGTACCAAGTCAAATCACTGGCTCAATCGTTCAACCTCTACATTCCGGATCTGTTATTCTTCGGTAAATCGTATACGACTCGGAAGGAACGGACGGAGGAGTTTCAGGCGAAATGCGTGGTGCAAGGGTTAAAGGAATTGGGAGTGAGAAATTGTTCGATGTTTGCCATTAGTTATGGGGGATTTGTTGGGTATCGAATGGCGGAGATGAATCCGGAAATGGTGGAGAAAGTAGTGATTTTGAGTAGTGGAGTGGGGTGCTCGAAAGATCAGAAGGAAGAGCAGTTGAAAATAATTGGAAGAGATCCGGTTGAATTGCTCATACCGGCGAAACCAGAGGATCTGCATGTGCTCGTAAACTTGTCAATTTACAAGTATAATCCTTTCAAGTGGGCCCCTGATtactttctccaagaattcatTGAT ATGATAAGTAGGACTTACCTGAAGGAGAAGCAAGAGCTGGTGCACCACTTGCTGTCCAATCATACAGATTGCAGATTGCCCATCCTAAATCAG GAAACTCTGCTTATTTGGGGTGACAAGGACAGAGTCTTCCCTCTTATGTTCGGCTACCAGTTGCAAAG GCATTTGGGGCCAAGAGCAAagttggaaataataaaaaacacaGGACATGCAGCAAACATTGAGTCTCCTGATTCTGTCAATGCTTTGATTAAAGCCTTTATCTTGCCGCAAAGCAAAGACTTAAATGGTTGA
- the LOC125857476 gene encoding protein NODULATION SIGNALING PATHWAY 1: protein MTKHQNILSHHNFCDTMAIEEPEPNSNSDPISEWLATTLSDVPSFLDEPYSYTDDLNFYADSWWVPDQDDQIVNHNIIIDNTCNSFNISSPVNTAISNIPLEPIILDHPQPVDLSKKRKISDQNPKTSKKNHNRQINEAQNAHIIGDQGGVQVRRPKRVTTKSTGNNSNNKEGRWAEHLLNPCAAAITVGNMNRVQHLLYVLHELASFTGDANHRLAAHGLRALTHHLSSPGSSSASSGTIGVTNFSSANHKFFRYSLINFIDISPWFRIPNNIANSSVLQIIGEQDRLKNLHILDIGVSHGFQWPTLLEELTRRSGGPPPLVRLTVITPTTENGELRGNPFVIGPPGYDFSSQLLAYAKAININLQINRLDNFPLQNLNSQIINSTSDETLVICAQFRLHNLNHTIPDDRTDLLKILKSLGPKGLVLSENNTECSCNSCGDFATTFSRRVEYLWRFLDSTSVAYKGRESEERRMMEGEAAKALTNMGEMNERKEKWCERMRSVGFVKEVFGEDAIDGARALLRKYDSNWEMRVEEKDGCVDLCWKGQPISFCSLWKI from the coding sequence ATGACCAAACACCAAAACATCCTTTCTCATCATAATTTTTGTGATACAATGGCCATTGAAGAACCTGAGCCTAATTCCAACTCTGATCCCATATCAGAGTGGCTAGCTACTACTTTATCCGATGTTCCATCCTTCCTCGATGAACCTTACAGTTACACCGATGATTTAAATTTCTATGCGGACTCATGGTGGGTTCCTGATCAAGATGATCAGATCGTTAATCACAACATCATCATCGACAATACTTGTAACTCGTTCAACATTAGCTCCCCAGTCAACACAGCTATTAGCAATATCCCTTTGGAGCCCATCATTTTGGATCATCCACAGCCGGTGGATCTGtctaagaaaaggaaaatatctGATCAAAATCCGAAGACGTCAAAGAAAAATCATAACCGTCAGATTAATGAGGCACAAAATGCTCATATTATAGGTGATCAAGGAGGAGTGCAAGTAAGAAGGCCAAAGAGAGTAACAACAAAATCAACCGGAAATAACAGTAACAACAAAGAAGGAAGATGGGCAGAACATTTGCTCAACCCTTGTGCTGCTGCAATCACTGTCGGTAACATGAACCGTGTGCAACATCTGCTGTACGTTCTCCATGAGTTGGCGTCGTTCACAGGTGACGCCAACCACAGGCTAGCTGCTCATGGACTCCGCGCCTTGACACATCATTTGTCTTCCCCTGGCTCATCATCAGCATCCTCTGGAACTATTGGAGTTACTAATTTCTCTTCTGCGAATCATAAATTCTTCAGGTACTCATTGATCAATTTCATCGACATTAGTCCCTGGTTCCGAATCCCCAATAACATTGCGAATTCATCTGTTCTCCAAATAATTGGAGAACAGGATCGGCTAAAGAACCTTCATATCCTTGATATTGGAGTTTCTCATGGTTTTCAATGGCCAACTCTTCTTGAAGAATTGACTAGGCGGTCAGGTGGACCACCACCACTGGTTCGCCTGACCGTTATTACACCCACCACAGAAAACGGAGAATTGAGAGGCAATCCATTTGTGATCGGGCCACCTGGTTACGATTTTTCCTCGCAACTACTAGCCTATGCTAAGGCTATCAACATTAATCTACAGATCAACAGACTGGACAATTTTCCTCTTCAAAATCTCAATTCCCAAATCATAAATTCTACATCTGATGAAACCTTAGTCATCTGTGCTCAATTTAGACTGCATAACTTGAATCATACTATCCCGGATGATCGAACAGATTTGTTGAAGATATTGAAGAGTTTGGGCCCGAAAGGATTAGTTCTCAGCGAGAACAACACAGAGTGTAGCTGCAACAGCTGTGGGGACTTTGCGACAACGTTCTCAAGGCGAGTGGAGTACTTATGGAGGTTTTTGGATTCCACGAGTGTGGCCTACAAAGGGCGGGAGAGCGAAGAAAGGAGGATGATGGAAGGAGAAGCAGCAAAGGCGTTGACGAACATGGGAGAAATGAATGAAAGGAAGGAGAAATGGTGTGAAAGAATGAGGAGCGTTGGTTTTGTAAAAGAGGTGTTTGGTGAAGATGCCATTGACGGAGCTCGGGCTTTGCTGAGGAAGTATGACAGCAATTGGGAGATGAGGGTGGAGGAGAAAGATGGCTGTGTGGATCTATGCTGGAAAGGGCAGCCAATTTCATTCTGCTCATTATGGAAGATTTAG